The Ricinus communis isolate WT05 ecotype wild-type chromosome 8, ASM1957865v1, whole genome shotgun sequence sequence TTTAACTTCTGCTTGCGTTACAGGTGATTGCGTTTGATAACAACATGAACTCAAAGTATTTGTTGGAATTGGATCCAGCTCCAAGCAACATAGAAGTAATCTTGGCTTCGATTTTTCTTTTGCCCCTCCACTTTTGCAAATATCCAACTTAATATGATTCAAGTTGGTTTTTGTAGGATTTCTGCTCCAGGCTTCTCCATGGCAGTCTGTCAACTTACTACAAATCTCAACCAGTACCTGACAATGTGagtttcctctctctctctctctctctctctctctctctctctctgtgtgtgtgtgtatgtgTTTCATCTGATTTAAAAAGACTTGAGAATGATAGTTGCAAAGTTCAATAGAAGAGTCTTTGGatttgattctttcttttgagTTGGTAGAGGATAGTTGATTTCTCAATGAATAAATATGTGCTTACTCTTCAACTTATCTACTGTTTATATTATCTAGTTCAAATTTTCTGGTCAGGATATATTCtcaagttttattttctttactaGAAATATCATAGGGGGTGCATTTCTTTCCATAGATTGCTTTTATAGTTATTGCAATTATATATGATGGCTGCTTTGTTTGTTTAGTAATTAATGGTAATTGACATGGTGAAGAACTTGCTTAGGGGTTATGCAATGCGGTGATGTCTATACATAGTTGAGTTCATCATTGTCTTTCAGTAATTCCAGTTATTAGAATCTTAAGCAAGTTTGGAGGGAAACAGTATAATATCATTCAAACTTATATAGAAGATATGAGATGCATCTTGGTTTGTTTTATGAAGCATAAAACTTGATGTGCTTGTCCAAGCTTCTGAAATCCAAACTCAGTTTTAATGTCTAATTTTCCAATAAAGCTTCATTTTTATGTAAAGTTGATTCATTTTGATTTGGATCTTCTAACATCTTGCAATTGTGGAAATGGCAGAAAGAAGCAAGTATCCAGGTGATTGTGGGGAAGACTTTTGACGACTTAGTGTTGAGCAGTCCCAAGAATGTACTTCTAGAGGTAGGCATGATGTTCCTTCTCTTGGTTAAACTTACTTCTAAGGCAAAagcttttcaggtttgtatgAAAAATGAAATGCTCACTCCACTTCAATGAGCAATGTGCTTATTATGGAAATAAGCTTGCTTGtaaatcaagaaaagaatttcTGAAAGGAAGTGCAATAGTGCTGTTGGGTCAAGTTTGGTTTATTAGGGCTGCATCGCTTGGATTTACATGCTTACTAGCATGGAGTGAGACATGAATGCCAACAGACTTGCGTACATGTGACATTCTCAGAAACACTGAAGTAACCACTTCCCTCTGAAAGTCCTTTCATTATATTACATAATGTGCCGAGCAAGTTGCATCTTCTACAATTATatgcttattttcttatgacaCCTCGTAGGCCTGGAGGATCTATTAATTGAactatatgaaatttatatcGGCTTTCTTCCCGAATAACCTTATGTTGCAAAAACAGGTATTCACACCATGGTGTATCAATTGTGAGACTACAAGTAAGCAGATTGAGAAGTTGGCAAAGCATTTTAAAGGCTTGGACAGTTTAGTTTTTGCAAAAATCGATGCTTCTGCAAATGAACATCCAAAAATGCAGGTATGCTGTGTACCTTCTAATACCTTTATCATGCTTGTGATGCAAAATGAATGAAAATGGTAAACTGAGAAATATAAATGTTCTGAATGGCCTTTGTGTGTTTTACGTACATGCACCATAttggtttcttttgtttatagCAGAGGTTGTCAAAATGCCTGCCCTATAACTGTTGCTTGTGTAGAATTCAGATCTTACAAACTAACAACACTCTTTTTGTTCCAATTGCTATTGTATAACATCCTCTCTGTTTCCATGGCAAGTGGTGCAAAGAGTTTATAAACATTTTGTGCCTGCTAGCTGCCTACATCAAATCCAGATATTCTGCATTAGTTGATAATGAACTGGGTTGCATTCTGGATTCCAAAAGTTCCTTGGGAGACTGTATCAAGCAATTGTTTGAGCTAATCATTTGCTTTCTTGATTGCATAAAGCTGTACCATTGTGATTTTATTTGAGATTATGTTACGAATCACGATTAATCCTTGTCTTGCACCTTTTGAAATTCATGATGCTTTTTAAACTTGGCAACTAAGCTTTTTAATAGTGAGAAACATTTTGGTCCTTTGAGATTCATGGAACTATATTTCTCTTGTTGCAGGTAGAAGAGTACCCGacacttttattttatccaGCCAGTGATAAGGCAAATCCGGTAATTAAATCAGATATGTTCAATcggtttttctatttttagtttttagtaaATTGGTGCATGAAATCAATTTTGTCATTGCAGATCAAGCTGTCAACAAAATCCAGCTCAAAGGAGTTGGCAGCAGCCATCAACAAACATTTAAAAGGCAAAGAACAAGCAGCCAAAGATGAATTATAGAAACATAAGGAGATAAGCAGTAGTAGAATTTAGCTACAAAGAGAAGGTGTGGGGCTGAATGAGTTTCTACATGGAATTTTGGAGGAACATTTACCAAGTCAGTCGAGTAAATCTATTTACTTGCTTGCATTTGTTTATACGTTTTTCAAAGTTATAACAACAGCAAGCAGCATTGCATAATAAAAGCACCCAGGACATCTGTAGTTTGTAAAACAGACATATAGATACTCTGCATTATGTCAACATAACCATAGAAACCAAAAAATAGAGCACAGTAACATGGAAAGATTGGATATTGCTCAATGCCTTTGTGGATTTGGTCATtgaattagtttaaatatataacacAATGATAATTGAAGTTCCTTGTGATTCCATACGCTTTCCCATTTACTTCAAGTTTCAGTTGAGGAGAGGAAATCAGAGCTTCGAAATCTAATTTTCTCACGATTTACTGTTTCTCTATCATGGCCTGAAAATTTATGTGCTTTTAAATTTGTACATcatgttttatgttctttacATATCATTAATGTTAATCATACTGTCTTAAACTGCATGTTAAACTGTTAAGTTGAGGCTTTAGAGGAACCGTTTTATACTGATATCTGCTTGTCTTGTACTCTCGGTTTTCAGTTTTTCAAGATCCGATAGTAACAGGCAACAGCCAGTTTGCTTTGAGATGGCAATGGCTCTATGGATAGATAGTAAATACATGGTTCAGATAAGAACTCCATATTAACCTCTTCTCAAGAAATAGAAATGCTAGAGGGtccctttttaaaaaaaataaaaacaaaaaaagaagatttttttAAAGGGACAAACTTTCCTTGTCACTTGGGGCcagattttcaaaataagcgattaatttattattttcttttgattttcttttaaatctttttttcaGAATATACCTTTTTAAATCAGTGTTCTAAAATCACTagaaaattcaatttctttcaatagtTCTCGTCaagatttttgaaagaaaatatgcaAAAATCATGATTCCTGCCTTGAAAAGCTGCTTCAAACGGAGCTATAAATGGCAGTATAACAATTTCCCGACGGAATTTGCTGTTCTTTCATTGAGCTTAGAATTGCATAATTAAAGCACAAGAGAATGTTCGCTGATCCTAGgtgtcttttcttttgtctgGTCAAAATCCTAGGATTCAGAAATCAATACATGAGATACTCGAAACTAAAGAAGATTAAACAGCGACACATCTGCTGGCACAAACAACTGAGCAGAAAAGATTTTTAAGCCTATGCTTCGTAAGAACAAATATTGTCAAATCCCATGTACTCGTGGTTTTCAATCTTCTCTATCATGTTTGCTATGCCAACCCCACCTGTTTGGAAAGCAAGAAAATATTAGCCAACAAAAAGAACTCTCTGCTTACGAAAGTACAGTTTTCTGAAAACGAgtgcaattttatttatttatttattcttcttttttatggtACGTACCTAGTGATATTGCACTCACAAATATTGTGAATGACAGGATGAAGATGATTAGAGATGCTCTCCCTAGTATACTGATAAGCCTTCTGACCACGTGCTGCCCTACGAAGGCAGCAATTGTCGACACAGCAACGAAGTACAAAGCTGTTTATAcagttaagaaaataataaatatagatataaatGAATTCTAAAAGCACTGTGATGTTATAAGCTCTTGAATAGAGCATTGTTGATCGATTGAATAACTCACCGTAAGGAACTGGAAAACGTTTCAAGAGATAATACTCTATCACAGACATGGATGCAGAAAACGTCATGGCAAAAGTAGCTGTAGCACTTGACACCTGCATGAAAGCTTCCAAGAAGTCAGATCCGCCATGAACTTGAGGATGTGCAGTAGTAATCAGTTAACTGATAAAATATGTCAATATTCTGAATCTTAACATTATAAATCCCAGTTATCACATGAATTGTCCTTTACTTAAGGGTAAACGTATCAATTTTTGCTAGAGATCCATCTTTCAACTTTCAATGGTCTCCAGCTCCTCCACAATCAAACACCCAACTAATAACCATAAACACATTAAAATCTTCAGGAGAAGTAGGAATGCACCTGAGGAGGGACTCCCAACTCCAGAAAAAGTGGTCCCAAGATGAATCCACCCCCAAGACCAAGCAACCCTCCAACCATACCAGCCAGTACACCACAGGCGCAATAAAGAACCAGCTGGTGTACTCGCCAATTTGTGCCCGCCTCTCCCTTGGATGCAATCCTCCTCTTCCCTTTATATAAGCTAACTGCCTGGTATGAAGAAACTCCAAGGGCAACTGGAATCTGAAAAGcaagaataaaaaaggaatCAGTTTGAAATTTCAAGTCATAACTTGTCCTGACAGCACTTTGTTGCACCTCTCAATTATTTTCCAgccatttatatttaaatttccaCCAAGACAGGAGAACAATAGGACTTCTTTATTCTCTAAGTATTCTAGTTAAGGTACCTGCAACAGATTGCAAACCCAATATACCACTGAACAAGTAGTTGTGTAATTCTGCAACCAAGAAGAAAACGTTTTTCATTAGTCTTGCTCAGGAGTTAAGGCTCAGGAACACGAtattttgacaaaataaccagTGCATAGACTAAGACCTTCGTAATCTCCAAAGCCAGGATAATCAACCAGACAGCAAAGAGAATTCCAAGTTCTTTCCAGCGAACattttcaataatagaaaCCTGATATGGTTACAGAAGTCAGTTCTGAAAACTGTAACATTAAAACGCAGGCTGGGAGGTCATATCTGCTTGCTTACCTCTTCTCTTTTAGGCTCATTGGATTCAGGTCCTGTACCATTGGTTGGTCCTCCAGGAAGAGGTTTGTATTCCACTTCTTCACTAGCACCGCCTGATGAAAGAGAAAATTAGTCTGGAAGAAAGATGTTTAATGTATTCAAGTCCCCAAATGcacaaaatacaaaagaaatgtATCGTTTACCAACTCACCATTTGATGCCAAACGTCTAGCAGCCTCCTGAAAAATCAGAAAGAAGTTACGTTAAGGTTTCAGAGAAATTCACTTGAGCttatatttacttatttcatctagaagaaagagaaacattTTACCacctttttaattattgtttcctttttccatGTTTCAACACCTTTGAGGAAAGCCTTAGTTGATGTGCCTACAGAGAACCAAATCACATCAAAAAGGTCATCCCAGAAGCTACATTGTGAAAATTTTCCAATCGAAAGAATTGTTACCTATGAAGAGAATAATTAGCAGAACTGTGATCATCCAGTCTGCAAAAATCACATTGAAAGCAACGCCAATGCTTATTCCCAGCACCAATACTGGTTGAAACAAGAGTGCCAAATCATAGTCGATGATTGGCATATCAAGTGTAGGATGCCTAAGCTTTAAATTATAGTAAACTGTCGAAGCTGCTGCACCTGTTATCATACCTGACCAAAAAAATAACAGAATCTCAAATAGTTGTCTTAGAATGTTTTGCGATTCAAAAgcaaagaattttatttaacatagGCCACCAAGCTCCCAAGAGTAAATTTCAAATGCAAAGCCAATCCCAGCACTAAcacaaagaaaacagaaaagaaacagATACACCATATCATGATGTTTACTAACTTCACAATTTTAGATAAACAAATGGTTGTCATAATTTGAAACATTTGAACAAGTAGCAATTCCAAACTCTTATATCACAATTTTAGATCAAGTTAAAGA is a genomic window containing:
- the LOC8274487 gene encoding sulfite exporter TauE/SafE family protein 3, with amino-acid sequence MAMIGSEWKSLSLRYVKASLICFIGVVSMTIVSEARQQQEGSSDRNSEDVESAFLMRVVNFLWQKGQLGYTHVWPDMKFGWQIVVGSIIGFFGAAFGSVGGVGGGGIFVPMLTLIIGFDAKSSTAISKCMITGAAASTVYYNLKLRHPTLDMPIIDYDLALLFQPVLVLGISIGVAFNVIFADWMITVLLIILFIGTSTKAFLKGVETWKKETIIKKEAARRLASNGGASEEVEYKPLPGGPTNGTGPESNEPKREEVSIIENVRWKELGILFAVWLIILALEITKNYTTTCSVVYWVCNLLQIPVALGVSSYQAVSLYKGKRRIASKGEAGTNWRVHQLVLYCACGVLAGMVGGLLGLGGGFILGPLFLELGVPPQVSSATATFAMTFSASMSVIEYYLLKRFPVPYALYFVAVSTIAAFVGQHVVRRLISILGRASLIIFILSFTIFVSAISLGGVGIANMIEKIENHEYMGFDNICSYEA